The following proteins are encoded in a genomic region of Helicobacter macacae MIT 99-5501:
- a CDS encoding phosphoribosyltransferase, translating into MKCLICAKFCLGVICEKCLDSIPLRPSVREVNGVSVYCFFAYSDIDFLLSAKYYVIGSRIYVALGKIAGEYFFSQKAMREAIRQIIENTAFGEIKLIGIDDCVRSFYSHTGVLVREFALSSVKSSKSKDLQNRAKFSHKSSAIVPIYGELKATNQVSYAGKSLAFRQANKRGLTLSARMSSTKNSAGFGGFLKRNFIVDFGKCFRADFASGFIKDFAQDFMRDFMSSFSAMLRDRFCQIFKKDSITAQNQPLPKDSTTDLKADSTLDSSVDSARKSTLDSVSNSATDFDTGCVIIVDDIITTGTSFGEAIEVCQKRGLKVLFCLSLCNAAL; encoded by the coding sequence ATGAAATGCCTTATTTGTGCGAAATTTTGCTTGGGCGTGATATGTGAGAAATGCTTAGATTCTATCCCGCTTCGCCCTAGCGTGCGAGAAGTAAACGGGGTAAGCGTGTATTGCTTTTTTGCATATAGTGATATTGATTTTTTACTAAGTGCGAAATACTACGTCATAGGCTCTAGGATTTATGTAGCTCTTGGCAAAATCGCAGGGGAGTATTTTTTCTCTCAAAAAGCGATGAGAGAAGCTATAAGGCAAATCATAGAAAATACCGCTTTTGGCGAAATAAAGCTAATCGGCATAGATGATTGTGTGCGTAGCTTTTACTCGCACACAGGGGTGCTTGTGCGTGAGTTTGCCCTCTCAAGTGTCAAATCTAGCAAATCCAAAGACTTGCAAAATCGCGCCAAATTCTCACACAAATCTAGCGCAATAGTGCCAATCTATGGCGAGCTAAAAGCGACAAATCAAGTAAGCTACGCAGGGAAAAGCCTAGCATTTCGCCAAGCAAACAAGCGCGGACTAACACTTAGCGCGAGAATGTCTAGCACAAAAAATAGCGCAGGTTTTGGAGGATTTTTAAAGCGAAATTTTATAGTGGATTTTGGTAAGTGCTTTAGGGCGGATTTTGCAAGTGGTTTTATAAAAGATTTTGCACAAGATTTTATGAGAGATTTTATGAGTAGTTTTAGCGCAATGCTTAGAGATAGATTTTGCCAAATTTTTAAAAAAGATTCTATCACAGCGCAAAATCAGCCTTTACCCAAAGATTCCACGACAGATTTAAAAGCAGATTCTACGCTAGATTCTAGTGTGGATTCTGCGCGAAAATCTACGCTAGATTCTGTGTCAAATTCTGCGACAGACTTTGACACAGGTTGTGTTATCATTGTCGATGACATCATCACCACAGGCACGAGCTTTGGCGAGGCGATAGAAGTTTGCCAAAAAAGAGGACTAAAAGTGCTTTTTTGTCTAAGCCTTTGCAACGCCGCACTATAA
- a CDS encoding DUF4156 domain-containing protein, translating to MLSKVLKFSGACTFGMVFLTGCGLFGGGEQPKPPYEPKKLEAQARGITVAKSTPYNCKILGEVEGKDNVGDRSGATRELLREGAINDLRNEASYVAGEGKRAMIAITKEEVKCIATVGKARQNVDCTNGLPNGATNGVLVSQRIHAQVFDCGEK from the coding sequence ATGCTTAGCAAGGTTTTAAAATTCAGTGGTGCTTGCACATTTGGAATGGTGTTTTTGACAGGCTGTGGGTTGTTTGGTGGTGGAGAACAGCCAAAGCCACCTTATGAGCCAAAAAAGCTAGAAGCGCAAGCTAGAGGTATCACTGTGGCAAAAAGCACACCATATAATTGCAAGATTTTGGGCGAAGTAGAGGGCAAAGACAATGTAGGTGATAGAAGCGGTGCGACAAGAGAGCTGCTAAGAGAGGGGGCGATAAATGACTTAAGAAACGAAGCCTCTTATGTCGCTGGCGAAGGTAAACGAGCGATGATAGCTATCACAAAAGAGGAAGTCAAATGTATAGCCACCGTAGGCAAAGCAAGGCAAAATGTGGATTGCACAAACGGCTTGCCAAATGGTGCAACAAATGGCGTGCTAGTCTCTCAAAGAATCCACGCACAAGTCTTTGATTGTGGTGAAAAATAA
- a CDS encoding extracellular solute-binding protein — MPHITPRQMPLPPMLPIPPIPPMLQIPTTPPMPPKQKNIKRFFAFFTHLFFGRRFASFFATLFTTLFTSLFPLFFPLFFTLDSARAAPYIALGERAKYPNLKHFSYVNPNAPKGGTLKSYALGSFSSLNPFSIEGESASGLENVYDTLMAQSMDEPYAQYALIASDVAVASDNSSVIFTIDKRARFADGVAVSAQDVAFSFEMMISRASPLYRQYYADVREVRVLDFYRVEFVFKTTQNKELPLILGQLSVLPKHFYVKNGKNTFGENPLQIPLGSGPYSVKSYEVGKKIIYERNKNYWAKDLPSRVGQFNFDTLVFEYYRDDAVALQAFLSHKYDWRVESAAKVWARGYKSKALDSKQFSLKAFPHSLPSGMQGFFMNTRKEVFANPLVRRAFIYAFNFEWSNLNLFFSQYERTTSYFNHSIFASPPLPSKAESELIKQCDSRGEISKTRLKNMFDTPYVIPSTNADFDATSINGGVQGQNLTQNGGQSQAKNGEQKSAQNLARQAEQNQSPKSQVPSHILQERENLKKARDLLEEAGFVMKNGVLLDSKSGKPLRFTLLLDNPAFERLAVRYGRNLKLLGIQMQIQKIDSSQYANRVKNFDYEMIVGIIGQSLFPGNEQRYFWSKESASMVGSRNYSGVGLEVVDCLIERVIAAPHREAQILSTHALDRVLLWGDFVVPHYYLPNFRVAFWHNISMPKIHPRYDLSPQIWWDTNASE, encoded by the coding sequence ATGCCACATATCACACCGCGCCAAATGCCACTGCCACCAATGCTACCAATACCACCAATACCACCAATGTTGCAAATACCGACAACGCCACCAATGCCACCAAAGCAAAAAAATATCAAAAGATTTTTTGCTTTTTTTACGCATTTGTTTTTTGGGCGGAGGTTTGCTTCATTTTTTGCCACCCTTTTTACAACTCTTTTTACCTCGCTTTTTCCCCTCTTTTTTCCCCTCTTTTTTACGCTAGATTCTGCTAGGGCTGCGCCATATATCGCGCTAGGAGAGAGGGCAAAATACCCAAATCTAAAGCACTTTAGCTATGTAAATCCAAACGCCCCAAAAGGTGGCACGCTAAAAAGCTATGCACTAGGGAGCTTCTCCTCGCTAAATCCTTTTAGTATAGAGGGCGAGTCTGCTAGCGGGCTAGAAAATGTCTATGATACGCTTATGGCGCAAAGTATGGACGAGCCTTATGCTCAATACGCCCTAATCGCTAGTGATGTCGCTGTGGCTAGTGATAATTCTAGCGTGATTTTTACCATAGACAAAAGGGCGAGGTTTGCCGATGGGGTAGCGGTAAGTGCGCAAGATGTGGCGTTTAGCTTTGAGATGATGATAAGCAGGGCTAGTCCGCTCTATCGTCAATACTATGCAGATGTCAGGGAAGTGAGGGTTTTGGATTTTTATCGTGTGGAGTTTGTTTTTAAAACCACGCAAAACAAGGAGCTACCACTGATTTTGGGGCAGCTAAGTGTGCTACCAAAGCATTTTTATGTCAAAAATGGCAAAAACACATTTGGGGAAAATCCTCTGCAAATCCCGCTAGGAAGCGGACCATACTCGGTGAAATCCTACGAAGTAGGCAAAAAAATCATATATGAGCGAAACAAAAACTATTGGGCAAAAGACTTGCCAAGCAGGGTAGGGCAGTTCAATTTTGATACGCTTGTTTTTGAGTATTACAGAGATGATGCGGTGGCGTTGCAGGCGTTTTTGAGCCATAAGTATGATTGGCGTGTGGAGAGTGCGGCAAAGGTGTGGGCTAGGGGGTATAAAAGCAAGGCGTTGGATTCTAAGCAATTTAGCCTAAAGGCATTTCCTCATAGCTTACCTAGCGGTATGCAGGGGTTTTTTATGAATACGCGCAAGGAGGTGTTTGCAAATCCGCTTGTGCGTAGGGCGTTTATTTATGCGTTTAACTTCGAGTGGAGTAATCTAAATTTGTTTTTTTCTCAATACGAGCGCACGACAAGCTACTTTAATCACTCGATTTTTGCTAGCCCACCTTTGCCAAGCAAGGCAGAATCCGAGCTTATCAAGCAGTGTGATAGCAGGGGCGAAATCTCAAAAACGCGACTAAAAAATATGTTTGACACTCCTTATGTGATACCTAGCACGAATGCAGATTTTGACGCGACTAGCATAAACGGAGGAGTGCAAGGGCAAAATCTAACGCAAAATGGTGGGCAATCTCAAGCTAAAAATGGCGAGCAAAAAAGTGCGCAAAATCTTGCGCGACAAGCAGAGCAAAATCAATCCCCCAAAAGCCAAGTGCCAAGCCATATCTTACAAGAGAGAGAAAATCTAAAAAAAGCGCGAGATTTGCTAGAAGAAGCGGGATTTGTGATGAAAAATGGAGTGCTGCTTGACTCTAAAAGTGGCAAGCCATTGCGTTTCACGCTACTTCTAGATAATCCTGCTTTTGAGCGACTAGCTGTGCGATATGGGCGAAATCTAAAACTGCTTGGCATACAAATGCAAATCCAAAAAATAGATTCTAGTCAATACGCCAATCGAGTGAAAAATTTTGATTATGAAATGATTGTGGGGATTATCGGGCAGAGCCTTTTCCCGGGCAATGAGCAGAGGTATTTTTGGAGCAAAGAGAGTGCGAGTATGGTAGGCAGTAGGAATTATAGTGGGGTAGGGCTAGAAGTGGTAGACTGCCTCATAGAGCGCGTGATAGCAGCTCCGCATAGAGAAGCGCAGATTCTCTCTACTCACGCGCTTGATAGGGTGCTTTTGTGGGGGGACTTTGTCGTGCCTCATTATTATTTGCCAAACTTTAGGGTGGCGTTTTGGCACAATATCTCAATGCCAAAAATCCACCCGCGCTATGACTTAAGCCCGCAGATTTGGTGGGATACAAATGCTAGTGAGTAA
- a CDS encoding CoA-binding protein: MQDLEKQDFIKIEVLKSAKNIAILGLSPDEGKASNAVAKYLLAQGYNVIPIYPKIPPNGEILGKKAYANLQEAFSQNAKIDILNIFRKSEVLEEIAQEIITLENKPKCVWVQLGLSNARAKEILTNAKIIYEENSCIKVEHKRLLS, encoded by the coding sequence ATGCAAGACTTAGAAAAACAAGATTTCATAAAAATAGAAGTGCTAAAGAGTGCCAAAAACATAGCGATTTTGGGGCTTAGCCCTGATGAGGGCAAAGCAAGTAACGCAGTGGCAAAGTATTTATTAGCACAAGGTTATAATGTCATTCCTATCTACCCAAAGATTCCACCAAATGGCGAGATTTTGGGCAAAAAGGCTTATGCAAATTTGCAAGAAGCATTTAGCCAAAATGCCAAAATTGATATTCTAAATATTTTTCGCAAAAGTGAAGTGCTAGAAGAAATCGCACAAGAAATCATCACACTAGAGAATAAACCAAAATGCGTGTGGGTGCAGCTAGGCTTAAGCAATGCGCGTGCAAAAGAGATTCTCACAAACGCAAAAATCATTTACGAGGAAAATAGCTGCATAAAGGTAGAGCATAAGAGGCTACTTAGCTAA
- the dnaK gene encoding molecular chaperone DnaK encodes MAKVIGIDLGTTNSAMAVYEGTEAKIIANKEGKNTTPSIVAFTDKGEILVGEPAKRQAVTNPQKTIYSIKRIMGLMLNEDKAKEAQKRLPYKIVDRNGACAVEIADKTYTPQEISAKILMKIKEDAESYLGESVSEAVITVPAYFNDSQRKATKEAGTIAGLNVLRIINEPTSAALAYGLDKKESEKIMVYDLGGGTFDVTVLETGDNVVEVLATGGDAFLGGDDFDNRIIDWAAGEFKDESGIDIKSDVMALQRLKDAAENAKKELSSAQETEINLPFITADASGPKHFVKKLTRAKFESLIDDLIDETITKIDSVIKDAGLSKSDISEVVMVGGSTRIPKVQERVKDFIGKELNKSVNPDEVVAVGAAIQGGVLKGDVKDVLLLDVTPLSLGIETLGGVMTRVIDRGATIPTKKTQTFSTAEDNQPAVTIRVLQGERELAKDNKLLGNFDLQGIPAAPRGVPQIEVTFDIDANGILTVSAKDKASGKSQEVKITGSSGLSDSEIEKMVKDAELHKEEDAKRKGAIESRNMADSLVYQTEKTLQEMKDKLEASDVEKINSALEELKTTLKDENATKEQIDEKVKILTEASHKLAEAMYAKDQNAQGGANAGNASGGKKGKDDDVIDAEVE; translated from the coding sequence ATGGCAAAAGTAATTGGAATAGACTTAGGAACGACAAACTCCGCAATGGCGGTATATGAAGGCACAGAGGCAAAAATCATTGCCAACAAAGAGGGCAAAAACACCACACCCTCAATCGTGGCATTTACAGATAAGGGCGAGATTCTCGTAGGCGAGCCAGCCAAAAGGCAAGCCGTTACCAATCCTCAAAAGACGATTTACTCCATTAAGCGCATTATGGGGCTTATGCTAAATGAGGATAAGGCAAAAGAGGCACAAAAGCGACTTCCGTATAAAATCGTGGATAGAAATGGCGCGTGTGCGGTAGAAATCGCGGATAAAACCTACACGCCTCAAGAGATTAGCGCGAAGATTCTTATGAAAATCAAAGAGGACGCGGAGAGCTACTTGGGCGAGAGCGTGAGTGAGGCGGTTATCACCGTGCCAGCGTATTTCAACGATTCTCAACGCAAAGCTACCAAAGAAGCAGGCACGATAGCAGGGCTAAATGTGCTTAGAATCATAAACGAGCCTACTTCAGCCGCGCTTGCTTATGGGCTAGATAAAAAAGAGAGCGAAAAAATAATGGTGTATGACTTGGGTGGCGGAACATTTGATGTAACAGTGCTAGAAACAGGCGATAATGTCGTAGAAGTGCTTGCCACAGGCGGAGATGCGTTTTTGGGAGGCGATGACTTTGATAACCGCATAATCGATTGGGCAGCGGGTGAATTTAAAGATGAAAGCGGGATTGATATAAAAAGCGATGTAATGGCGTTGCAACGGCTAAAAGACGCCGCAGAAAATGCCAAAAAAGAGCTTAGCAGTGCGCAAGAAACTGAAATCAACTTGCCATTTATCACTGCTGATGCAAGCGGTCCTAAGCACTTTGTCAAAAAGCTTACTCGAGCGAAGTTTGAAAGCCTTATTGATGATTTAATCGATGAGACAATCACTAAGATTGATTCTGTGATTAAAGATGCGGGGCTTAGCAAGAGTGATATTAGCGAAGTGGTAATGGTGGGTGGAAGCACGAGAATCCCAAAAGTCCAAGAGCGCGTAAAAGACTTCATCGGCAAAGAACTCAACAAATCTGTAAATCCTGATGAAGTCGTGGCTGTAGGCGCGGCGATACAAGGTGGCGTGCTAAAGGGTGATGTCAAAGATGTGCTTTTACTTGATGTAACGCCGCTATCGCTTGGGATTGAGACACTTGGTGGCGTGATGACGCGTGTAATCGATAGAGGTGCGACAATCCCTACCAAAAAAACCCAGACTTTCTCTACCGCAGAGGATAATCAGCCAGCCGTAACCATTCGCGTGCTTCAAGGCGAACGCGAGCTAGCCAAAGACAATAAATTGCTAGGAAACTTTGACTTGCAAGGAATCCCAGCTGCACCGCGTGGTGTGCCACAAATCGAGGTAACATTTGACATAGATGCAAATGGAATCCTAACCGTGAGTGCAAAAGACAAAGCAAGCGGCAAATCTCAAGAAGTCAAAATCACAGGCTCTAGCGGGCTAAGCGATAGCGAAATCGAAAAAATGGTAAAAGATGCCGAGCTGCACAAAGAGGAGGACGCTAAGCGAAAAGGTGCGATAGAATCGCGCAATATGGCAGATTCGCTAGTCTATCAAACAGAAAAAACACTCCAAGAAATGAAAGACAAGCTAGAGGCTAGCGATGTCGAAAAGATAAACTCTGCGCTTGAGGAGCTAAAAACCACGCTAAAAGATGAAAACGCTACAAAAGAGCAAATCGATGAAAAGGTAAAAATACTCACAGAAGCAAGCCACAAACTTGCCGAAGCTATGTATGCCAAAGACCAAAACGCGCAAGGTGGGGCAAATGCAGGTAATGCAAGCGGTGGCAAAAAAGGCAAAGATGATGATGTTATAGATGCTGAAGTGGAGTAG
- the grpE gene encoding nucleotide exchange factor GrpE codes for MSQDSMQSSDLDSALESKSADFSDCAQEELISQSSAQSQEAQETAKSQSSTDLADSSADLSQSDSSGQGDSSDIDTLKSQLSEWKDKYVRAHADFENVKKRLERDKNQALEYAYEKIAKDLLPIIDTLDRAKEAAKEHSAILEGINLTQDNLLKALQKHGIEEISTSGEFDPNLHECIMQVQNEGLKDGDIAQVLQKGYVYKERTLRPAMVAIVKN; via the coding sequence ATGAGCCAAGATTCTATGCAATCTAGCGATTTGGATTCTGCACTAGAATCTAAAAGCGCGGATTTTAGTGATTGCGCACAAGAGGAACTGATAAGCCAATCAAGTGCACAATCACAAGAAGCACAAGAAACTGCAAAATCACAATCTAGCACAGATTTAGCAGATTCTAGTGCGGATTTAAGCCAAAGTGATTCTAGCGGGCAGGGCGACTCTAGCGACATAGATACGCTAAAGTCCCAGCTAAGCGAATGGAAAGACAAATATGTTCGCGCTCACGCGGATTTTGAAAATGTCAAAAAACGACTAGAGCGGGATAAAAATCAAGCCCTAGAATACGCCTATGAAAAGATTGCCAAAGACTTGCTTCCTATCATAGATACGCTTGATAGGGCAAAAGAAGCGGCAAAAGAGCATAGTGCGATTTTGGAGGGAATCAATCTCACACAGGATAATCTCTTAAAAGCCTTGCAAAAGCACGGCATAGAGGAGATTAGCACAAGTGGCGAGTTTGACCCCAATTTGCACGAGTGTATTATGCAGGTGCAAAATGAGGGACTAAAAGATGGCGACATAGCCCAAGTTTTGCAAAAGGGCTATGTCTACAAAGAAAGGACTTTGCGACCAGCTATGGTGGCAATAGTCAAAAACTAA